A genomic region of Gemmatimonas sp. contains the following coding sequences:
- a CDS encoding nitronate monooxygenase has product MATELPTSAPSRPRIIQGGMGIGVSNWRLANAVSRLGHLGVVSGTVIDTVLVRRLQDGDPGGHMRRALAHFPIPGVADDLLRRYFLPEGRPAGQSYELLPMYRQVVTTARQRVTVAAAFVETWLAREGHDHAVGMNLLTKVQMPNLPTLYGAMLAGVATVIMGAGIPREIPGALDALAMHGKATMKFDVEGLARDESQWLAFDPADVWPDGMLPTAPLRRPDFFPIVSAASLAATLARKSNGRVDGFVVEGPTAGGHNAPPRGALQLDETGQPIYGERDVVDLTKMQELGLPFWLAGGMGTPEGLCQALESGAAGVQVGTVFAFCDESGLAPEVKADVLRGVADGTASVRTDPRASPTGYPFKLVQLQKHQALGAKRERICDLGYLREAVKREDGRIHYRCAAEPIDTYVKKGGTVADTEGRRCLCNGLLADIGLAQERDHVAEPPIVTSGDDIASLAQLAKDGRYAAADVIEWIGSGIPARV; this is encoded by the coding sequence ATGGCAACCGAACTGCCCACGTCAGCCCCGTCGCGCCCACGCATCATTCAGGGAGGCATGGGCATCGGCGTCTCCAACTGGCGGCTCGCCAATGCCGTGTCGCGGCTGGGGCACCTGGGCGTGGTTTCCGGAACCGTCATTGATACGGTGCTCGTGCGACGGCTGCAGGACGGCGATCCGGGCGGGCACATGCGGCGCGCCCTCGCGCACTTCCCCATTCCGGGGGTGGCCGACGATCTGCTGCGCCGCTACTTCCTCCCCGAAGGGCGCCCGGCGGGGCAGTCGTACGAGCTGCTGCCCATGTACCGGCAGGTGGTCACCACGGCCCGGCAGCGCGTCACGGTGGCCGCGGCGTTCGTGGAAACGTGGCTGGCGCGCGAGGGGCATGACCACGCCGTGGGCATGAACCTGCTCACCAAGGTGCAGATGCCCAACCTGCCCACGCTGTACGGCGCCATGCTCGCCGGGGTGGCCACAGTCATCATGGGGGCCGGCATTCCGCGCGAAATCCCCGGCGCCCTCGACGCGCTCGCGATGCACGGCAAGGCCACCATGAAGTTCGATGTGGAGGGGCTGGCCCGTGACGAATCGCAGTGGCTCGCCTTCGATCCGGCCGACGTTTGGCCCGACGGCATGCTCCCCACGGCGCCCCTGCGGCGCCCCGACTTCTTCCCGATTGTGTCGGCGGCGTCGCTGGCCGCCACCCTGGCCCGCAAGTCGAACGGCCGGGTAGACGGTTTCGTGGTCGAAGGCCCCACCGCCGGTGGCCACAACGCGCCGCCGCGCGGGGCACTGCAGCTCGACGAGACGGGACAGCCCATCTACGGCGAGCGCGACGTGGTGGACCTGACCAAGATGCAGGAGCTCGGGCTTCCCTTCTGGCTGGCCGGTGGCATGGGCACCCCCGAGGGGTTGTGTCAGGCGCTCGAATCGGGCGCCGCCGGCGTGCAGGTGGGCACGGTCTTCGCGTTCTGCGACGAGTCGGGGCTTGCCCCGGAGGTAAAGGCCGACGTGCTGCGCGGCGTGGCCGACGGTACGGCGTCCGTGCGCACCGACCCGCGCGCGTCGCCCACCGGCTACCCGTTCAAGCTCGTGCAGCTGCAAAAACATCAGGCACTCGGCGCCAAGCGCGAGCGCATCTGCGACCTGGGCTACCTGCGCGAAGCCGTGAAGCGCGAGGATGGCCGCATTCACTACCGCTGCGCCGCCGAACCCATCGACACGTATGTGAAGAAGGGGGGCACGGTGGCCGACACCGAGGGGCGCCGCTGCCTCTGCAACGGACTGCTGGCCGACATCGGCCTGGCGCAGGAACGCGACCACGTGGCCGAGCCGCCCATCGTCACCAGCGGCGACGACATCGCGTCGCTGGCGCAGCTGGCGAAGGACGGCCGCTACGCCGCCGCCGACGTCATCGAGTGGATCGGGAGCGGCATTCCGGCGCGGGTGTGA
- a CDS encoding aminopeptidase P N-terminal domain-containing protein, with the protein MRPALFRRALRAATGTSLLMASPVVAAAVVPATATAQSDTAITRAELDARRSAFAQRIGNGVVVAFGGRALVHDFSTFYQLAAFRYLTELNEPDHAFVMVVRDKVPSTTLFLTKLDPRTAFYYGQRTDSTNSVPRTGLPARSYDAIWGVLDSLVATGLPFYHIPDVETMDFSRVDTLTRGQEAVKALARKHPQLTVRSAMPHVLAVRARKSAAELALIRRAVEVSSEGHRAAMLTANPQHEYELRAALEYEFTRRGAERPAYGSIVGSGYNGTTLHYMKDMDPVKPGDLVVMDAGAEYRGYAADVTRTIPVSGTYTADQRAIYQLVLDAQKAAERNSKPGMSIRAAADSAVAVRTKGLAALGLIESEDAMYDPPWRVDCTANPASCKQANLWMIHGISHGIGLAVHDPLQGDQNGGRFAEGDAFTIEPGVYVSTRALDVLPDTPRNRQFKAKVLAKVKQYENTGVRIEDDYLITEKGLERISLVPREIDEIEALMKRRRAIQP; encoded by the coding sequence ATGCGTCCTGCATTGTTTCGTCGCGCCCTGCGCGCCGCCACCGGCACCAGTCTGCTCATGGCCTCGCCCGTCGTGGCGGCGGCCGTCGTTCCCGCAACGGCGACCGCGCAGTCCGACACGGCCATCACGCGCGCGGAATTGGACGCCCGTCGCAGCGCGTTCGCCCAGCGCATCGGCAACGGCGTGGTGGTGGCATTCGGCGGACGCGCGCTGGTGCATGACTTCAGCACCTTCTATCAGCTCGCGGCGTTCCGGTACCTCACCGAGCTCAACGAACCCGATCACGCCTTCGTGATGGTGGTGCGCGACAAGGTGCCCAGCACCACGCTGTTCCTCACCAAGCTCGACCCGCGCACGGCGTTCTACTATGGCCAGCGCACCGACTCCACCAACAGCGTGCCGCGCACGGGGCTGCCGGCGCGCTCGTACGACGCCATCTGGGGAGTGCTCGATTCGCTGGTGGCCACGGGGCTACCGTTCTACCACATCCCCGATGTGGAGACCATGGACTTCTCGCGCGTCGACACGCTCACGCGTGGTCAGGAGGCGGTGAAGGCGCTCGCGCGCAAGCATCCGCAGCTTACCGTGCGCAGCGCCATGCCGCACGTGCTGGCGGTGCGCGCGCGCAAATCGGCGGCCGAGCTCGCGCTCATTCGCCGGGCCGTGGAGGTCTCCAGTGAAGGGCACCGCGCCGCCATGCTCACGGCCAACCCGCAGCACGAGTACGAACTGCGCGCGGCGCTGGAGTACGAATTCACCAGGCGTGGCGCCGAGCGTCCGGCGTACGGCTCCATCGTGGGGTCGGGGTACAACGGCACGACGCTGCACTACATGAAGGACATGGACCCGGTAAAGCCGGGCGATCTGGTGGTGATGGACGCCGGCGCGGAGTACCGCGGCTACGCCGCCGACGTCACGCGCACCATCCCCGTGAGCGGCACGTACACGGCCGACCAGCGCGCCATTTACCAGCTGGTGCTCGACGCGCAGAAGGCGGCCGAGCGCAACAGCAAGCCGGGGATGAGCATTCGCGCGGCGGCCGACAGCGCGGTGGCCGTACGCACGAAGGGGCTGGCGGCGCTGGGGCTCATCGAGAGTGAGGACGCCATGTACGATCCGCCCTGGCGCGTGGACTGCACCGCCAACCCCGCGTCGTGCAAGCAGGCGAACTTGTGGATGATTCACGGTATTTCGCACGGCATCGGGCTGGCGGTGCACGACCCGTTGCAGGGCGATCAGAATGGCGGACGGTTCGCCGAAGGCGACGCGTTCACGATCGAACCCGGCGTGTATGTGAGCACGCGGGCGCTCGACGTGCTCCCCGACACCCCGCGCAACCGGCAGTTCAAGGCCAAGGTACTGGCCAAGGTAAAGCAGTACGAGAACACCGGCGTGCGCATCGAAGACGACTACCTCATCACCGAGAAGGGGCTGGAGCGCATTTCGCTGGTCCCGCGCGAGATCGACGAGATCGAGGCGCTCATGAAGCGGCGGCGGGCGATTCAGCCGTGA